The following are from one region of the Salvia hispanica cultivar TCC Black 2014 chromosome 1, UniMelb_Shisp_WGS_1.0, whole genome shotgun sequence genome:
- the LOC125196336 gene encoding protein FAR1-RELATED SEQUENCE 5-like, with protein MFDDREMWVLAYFRDFPMGSLIRTTSVSESENSFYKTFTGPRSNLVEFIMNFDHALAAQRNSSSKLDYMDSTIIPPFSSQLVLEKHAATEYTDHMFKRVQHEIVDALHHCSTDGLLKNDLLEISTIKDKYSKSWVVTYTTSEDSYSCSCKLFGREGLLCSHIFLFFKNRFLKVILDKYFHVRWLKTALADAIRGPARSLGDPEILSDPNQLSKNKVADIFFSYMKKFDGDSAIIDLFSAGIDELGKCLMTRIHEPSLADKDKPVKDFYFAEKPAMVRVQPPSVVSTKGSKSDSKSRLVSAKEKAIKLNNKPLRQCKECGEFGPHDFRNCGRQKGK; from the coding sequence ATGTTCGACGATAGAGAGATGTGGGTCCTTGCCTACTTTAGAGACTTTCCCATGGGGTCTCTTATTAGGACGACGTCTGTTTCCGAGTCTGAGAATAGCTTCTATAAAACATTCACGGGACCTCGCTCCAATCTAGTTGAGTTCatcatgaattttgatcaTGCATTGGCTGCACAAAGAAATTCAAGCTCGAAGTTAGATTATATGGATTCAACTATTATACCTCCGTTCTCCAGTCAATTGGTATTGGAAAAACATGCTGCAACAGAGTACACTGATCACATGTTCAAGAGAGTGCAACATGAGATAGTGGACGCATTGCACCATTGCAGCACTGATGGTTTGTTGAAAAATGATCTGTTAGAGATCTCCACAATAAAGGACAAGTATAGTAAATCTTGGGTTGTTACCTACACGACCAGTGAGGATTCGTATTCCTGTTCTTGCAAATTGTTTGGGAGAGAGGGACTTCTTTGTAgccatatatttttgttttttaagaaCAGGTTTTTGAAGGTTATACTTGATAAGTACTTCCACGTGAGGTGGTTGAAGACTGCCTTAGCTGATGCTATTCGTGGACCAGCTCGAAGTTTGGGAGATCCTGAAATTCTATCAGATCCAAACCAGCTGTCAAAGAATAAAGTTGCTGACATATTTTTCAGTTACATGAAAAAATTTGATGGTGATAGTGCCATCATTGATTTGTTTTCAGCTGGAATTGATGAGCTTGGGAAGTGTCTTATGACTAGAATCCATGAACCATCTTTAGCAGACAAGGATAAGCCAGTTAAAGATTTCTATTTTGCTGAAAAGCCAGCTATGGTTAGAGTACAGCCACCATCAGTTGTGTCCACCAAAGGTTCGAAAAGTGATTCTAAAAGCCGTTTGGTGTCCGCGAAGGAAAAGGCTATAAAGTTGAACAACAAACCATTGCGTCAGTGCAAAGAATGTGGAGAATTTGGTCCCCATGACTTTAGGAACTGTGGTcgacaaaagggaaaataa
- the LOC125204003 gene encoding protein FAR1-RELATED SEQUENCE 1-like isoform X1, translated as MGDWIINFDLDVFLEVACVPEISTIKDMYGKSWVVTYTISENSYSCSCKLFGREGILCSHIFLVFKNRFVKVIPDKYFHVRWLKTALADAIRGPARSLRETEIPSDPKQLSKNKAIDIFFSYMKNLMVIVRSLICFSWN; from the exons ATGGGCGACTGGAtcatcaattttgatttggatgTTTTTCTTGAAG TTGCATGTGTGCCAGAGATCTCCACAATAAAGGACAtgtatggtaaatcttgggtCGTTACCTATACGATCAGTGAGAATTCGTATTCCTGTTCTTGCAAATTGTTTGGGAGGGAGGGAATTCTTTGTAGtcatatatttttggttttcaaGAACAGATTTGTGAAGGTTATACCTGATAAGTACTTTCATGTGAGGTGGTTGAAGACTGCCTTAGCCGATGCTATTCGTGGACCAGCTCGAAGTTTGAGAGAAACTGAAATTCCATCAGATCCAAAGCAGCTCTCAAAGAATAAagctattgacatttttttcagTTACATGAAAAATTTGATGGTGATAGTGCGATCATTGATATGTTTCAGCTGGAATTGA
- the LOC125204003 gene encoding uncharacterized protein LOC125204003 isoform X2 produces MGDWIINFDLDVFLEVACVPEISTIKDIFVKVIPDKYFHVRWLKTALADAIRGPARSLRETEIPSDPKQLSKNKAIDIFFSYMKNLMVIVRSLICFSWN; encoded by the exons ATGGGCGACTGGAtcatcaattttgatttggatgTTTTTCTTGAAG TTGCATGTGTGCCAGAGATCTCCACAATAAAGGACAt ATTTGTGAAGGTTATACCTGATAAGTACTTTCATGTGAGGTGGTTGAAGACTGCCTTAGCCGATGCTATTCGTGGACCAGCTCGAAGTTTGAGAGAAACTGAAATTCCATCAGATCCAAAGCAGCTCTCAAAGAATAAagctattgacatttttttcagTTACATGAAAAATTTGATGGTGATAGTGCGATCATTGATATGTTTCAGCTGGAATTGA